In Streptomyces sp. DG2A-72, one genomic interval encodes:
- a CDS encoding GNAT family N-acetyltransferase: MAIEVLPVSGEGSELMGPVIALGDRYTRYLGLLTPPAYHKHAEDGGLLAAVEDGEVVGYALFGLPKRNLHVRLAHLCVAEEHRKKGVAHRLIDAIRERHAHRLGIRAKCRRDYGLSGMWTGLGFVPKGESVGRGKDREVLDTWWLDLGHEDLFTEAQSDALLVVTVDHSVFAGLRGAGSERAVKESRALEAGWLADLIELAFTPQLLHAVRDVEKARERQHQRTGLAELRSLSPDTAAVSARLAELVAAVGKGSPGAPLTDAQRARLRYVAETSCAGLQVLVTRDPELAALADIAWDVARVKVVSPAVVTLHVDELRQAQVYRPADLMGTAFSAETVAPGSEGELVAFFDQADGDRGSAFAERLKRLARDGVLWHRGLLRDGAGRPVALNVWAMDGRTLNVAFLRTASHPLEETLARQLLFMLKKLARERGAQAVRISDPYMSAAAKAAAGIDGFLADETGFTAVLVDVCGSADTVSAAAAEIGSRLGRVMPALDSRVPPEIASVAERVWWPVKLIDSTLPSFIAPIKPRWSTELFDIPAMLVPRADVLGISREHVYYRSSGRRGETTPARILWYVSGGGSGQQGKMVIGCSRLDEVIVDEPDTLFSKFEHLGVYGRADVRATADNSGKVMALRFSDTEIFPVQVTHSRLTALAAKLRLPLSLMSLSKISNALFQAVYEEGHRTT, from the coding sequence ATGGCGATCGAGGTGCTGCCGGTGTCCGGGGAGGGGTCGGAGCTGATGGGCCCGGTCATCGCCCTGGGCGACAGGTACACGAGGTATCTGGGCCTGCTCACGCCGCCCGCGTACCACAAGCACGCCGAGGACGGCGGCCTGTTGGCGGCCGTGGAAGACGGGGAAGTCGTCGGCTACGCGCTCTTCGGGCTCCCGAAACGGAATCTCCATGTGCGCCTCGCCCACTTGTGCGTGGCAGAGGAGCACCGGAAGAAGGGAGTCGCACACCGACTGATCGATGCCATACGGGAGCGACACGCGCACCGACTCGGGATCCGGGCCAAGTGCCGTCGTGACTACGGCCTCAGCGGCATGTGGACGGGCCTCGGCTTCGTCCCCAAGGGCGAGAGCGTGGGCCGGGGCAAGGACAGAGAGGTCCTGGACACCTGGTGGCTAGACCTCGGCCATGAGGACCTGTTCACCGAGGCCCAGAGCGATGCCCTACTCGTGGTGACCGTCGACCACAGCGTCTTCGCCGGGCTCCGCGGCGCGGGGTCGGAGCGAGCCGTGAAGGAGTCGCGGGCCCTCGAAGCGGGATGGCTCGCCGACCTGATCGAACTCGCCTTCACTCCACAGCTGCTGCACGCCGTACGCGACGTGGAGAAGGCGAGAGAGCGGCAGCATCAGCGCACCGGATTGGCCGAGCTGCGCTCGCTGTCCCCTGACACCGCCGCGGTTTCGGCCCGTTTGGCGGAGTTGGTCGCGGCCGTAGGGAAAGGGTCGCCCGGCGCACCCCTCACCGATGCACAGCGCGCCCGCCTGCGGTACGTGGCCGAGACATCCTGCGCCGGCCTTCAGGTACTGGTGACACGCGACCCCGAACTTGCCGCCCTGGCCGACATCGCCTGGGACGTGGCACGCGTCAAGGTCGTCTCGCCAGCCGTGGTCACCCTGCATGTGGATGAACTGCGCCAGGCCCAGGTATACCGACCGGCCGATCTGATGGGTACCGCCTTTTCCGCCGAGACGGTCGCACCAGGCAGCGAAGGTGAGCTGGTCGCCTTCTTCGACCAGGCCGACGGCGACAGGGGTTCCGCCTTCGCGGAGCGACTGAAGCGCCTCGCCAGGGACGGTGTGCTGTGGCACAGGGGACTGCTCCGGGACGGAGCGGGGCGCCCCGTGGCTCTGAATGTCTGGGCCATGGACGGCCGCACACTCAACGTCGCCTTCCTGCGTACGGCCTCACATCCCCTGGAGGAGACACTCGCGAGGCAATTGCTCTTCATGCTGAAGAAGCTCGCCCGGGAGAGAGGTGCACAGGCGGTCCGCATCTCGGATCCGTATATGTCCGCGGCAGCCAAGGCGGCAGCCGGCATCGACGGCTTCCTCGCCGATGAGACCGGCTTCACGGCGGTCCTCGTCGATGTGTGCGGCTCCGCCGACACCGTATCCGCGGCGGCAGCCGAGATCGGGAGCCGCCTGGGGCGGGTGATGCCGGCCCTGGATTCCCGCGTGCCGCCCGAGATCGCGAGCGTGGCCGAGCGGGTGTGGTGGCCGGTGAAGCTCATCGATTCGACCCTGCCGTCCTTCATCGCACCCATCAAGCCCCGTTGGTCGACGGAGCTGTTCGACATTCCGGCCATGTTGGTACCTCGCGCCGATGTGCTCGGCATCAGCCGTGAGCACGTCTACTACCGGTCGTCCGGACGCAGGGGAGAGACGACCCCTGCCCGGATCCTCTGGTATGTCAGCGGGGGCGGCTCCGGGCAGCAGGGAAAGATGGTGATCGGCTGCTCACGCCTGGACGAAGTGATCGTCGACGAACCTGACACCCTCTTCTCGAAATTCGAACACCTGGGCGTATATGGTCGTGCCGACGTGCGCGCGACAGCCGACAACTCAGGGAAGGTCATGGCCTTGAGGTTCTCCGACACGGAGATCTTTCCTGTACAGGTGACGCATTCCCGGTTGACCGCGTTGGCCGCGAAGCTGCGGCTACCGTTGTCACTGATGTCGCTGTCAAAGATCAGCAACGCGCTGTTCCAGGCTGTTTATGAAGAGGGGCACCGAACGACGTGA
- a CDS encoding ASCH domain-containing protein, producing MNDPERAMLLSVHPRFATAILAGTKTVEVRRQRVAAPPGTPVLLYATAPTMAIVGLARIASVRVASPREVWSASRTKAGISRREYDEYMSGALQASGLSLEAPVTLEVPVPLAALRASGSFHPPQSYRYLTGEDLRKVAVAAPDGGAALRDTLGELVRV from the coding sequence GTGAACGATCCGGAGCGCGCGATGCTGCTGTCCGTCCACCCTCGGTTCGCCACGGCGATCCTGGCCGGGACGAAGACGGTGGAGGTCCGCCGCCAGCGCGTCGCCGCCCCGCCCGGGACTCCGGTCCTCCTCTACGCGACCGCCCCCACCATGGCCATCGTGGGCCTCGCGCGCATCGCCTCGGTGCGGGTGGCCTCGCCCCGCGAGGTCTGGTCCGCCAGCCGGACGAAGGCCGGAATCAGCCGACGCGAGTACGACGAGTACATGAGCGGAGCACTCCAGGCGAGCGGGCTTTCGCTAGAAGCGCCCGTGACCCTCGAAGTGCCGGTGCCGCTGGCGGCCCTGCGGGCTTCCGGGTCGTTCCATCCACCACAGAGCTACCGGTATTTGACGGGAGAGGACCTGCGGAAGGTGGCGGTGGCCGCGCCGGACGGTGGCGCGGCCCTGCGTGACACGCTGGGCGAACTCGTTCGGGTCTGA
- a CDS encoding DUF397 domain-containing protein, with amino-acid sequence MQSCVLGQFGDEEGGRGGEGGACVEVAADRAAIRVRDSKEHDGPQLAFAPDAWTGFVAHAGRVRSN; translated from the coding sequence GTGCAGAGCTGCGTTCTCGGTCAGTTCGGCGATGAGGAAGGCGGCCGTGGTGGCGAGGGCGGCGCGTGTGTTGAGGTCGCCGCCGACCGCGCCGCCATCCGTGTACGGGACTCGAAGGAGCACGACGGCCCCCAGCTCGCGTTCGCGCCTGACGCCTGGACCGGGTTCGTCGCACATGCCGGGCGGGTCCGGTCCAACTGA
- a CDS encoding DNA methyltransferase has protein sequence MSTARTLVTDTVATVGGLLPYDLLVRIKEGKEQSGAKPADYRLFAKGESVRDAAERSWGYLRGVWAAYQDALARDGADDDPGVHAVGLTTERWLLPLFEQLGFGALSAVPEPGLPAHDETKNFPVSHAWAHVPVHLTGWNVPLDTRTPQVAPQAPQSMVQEYLNRSGDKALWGVLSNGRQLRLLRESVSLTGAAFIEFDLQAIFEGKRSDDFVLLWRLLHRTRFEGDPASSCPLEKWRTEAIDSGTRALKELRKGVEKALTVIGSGLIAHPDNAALRAALSTGALTVRDLKPALLRLVYRLLFLFVTEDRGLLLHPDADDAARDRYEKYFSTDRLRRLARRTGSPHGDQWQALTLVLEGLGKPGGRPELGLPALGGLFEPTPVDGRLEGLALTNESLYEAVRALAVIFDAKLGRPRKVDYRHLGADELGSVYESLLELEAHQDDDGSYVLKKLDGNDRKTSGSYYTPSPLIDCLLDSALDPVIERAVRSGTTKEERKAALLALTVCDPACGSGHFLVAAARRIARRFAEIETDDPEPTAEAVRDALREVISRCVYGVDLNPMAVELAKVSLWIEAMKPGRPLTFLDAHIKHGNGLLGTTPKLLACGLPDEAFKVLEGDESKAVRNLKARNASERERWLAALRHHASQDALFSEQHALEISNAAISRATSDITGAPSEELEDVQGQASAYHELTTSKDYLRALELADSWCAAFVWEKTERTDGTKWTDETFPPALTTDSLLALHSSDGGASLPPGTVEKVARLREEYHFFHWHLEFPEVFRVLADPDAAGVDERTGWRGGFSCVLGNPPWETLEFKTEEYFATSAPEIANASNQAARQGLIDQLAESVEEADRALFQQYIVDKRRSDGYSHLARWSGRYPLAARGKLNTYPLFAEAASHGIADRGRFGLILQTGIATDATTAPFFSDLVRSKRLVSFLDFKNEAFVLSRDVHHSVRFALLTVTGREEQVREASFAFGTWYMEDLPERRFAMPVEEILLVNPNTGNLPVFESRRDAEITFGIYRRIPVLLKEPDTEGRGGSNPWGLTFRQGLFNMSSDSHLFRGKTDLEGEGWKLEGNVFTHPSDGRRYLPLYEAKMLHHFDHRLGTYEGQTQAQANVGTLPRVTPEQHDDPEFAPLPRYWVPEFDVDSGKRDKKLNPIMWPGVASRLREREWLHGWLMGWRNIARSSDRRTMVVFALPPYGVGHSSPLMFPADATASALLQASLSSYSFDYVIRQKIAGTNLTFGYLYQLPVPKLSDFAGAPGGTRWFIDRVAELAWTSADMTSFAKDLGYTGLPFRWSGSRRELLRAELDAALFHLYGVGRDDVEYVMDTFPVVKREDEAAHGTYRTRDLILDVYDRMEEARVTGSAYQTVLDPPPGKGPRHDG, from the coding sequence ATGAGCACCGCGAGGACCCTGGTCACCGACACCGTCGCCACCGTCGGCGGACTGCTGCCGTACGACCTCCTCGTACGCATCAAGGAGGGCAAGGAGCAGTCCGGCGCGAAGCCCGCCGACTACCGGCTGTTCGCCAAGGGCGAGTCCGTACGGGACGCCGCCGAGCGCTCATGGGGCTATCTGCGCGGCGTCTGGGCCGCCTACCAGGACGCCCTCGCCCGCGACGGAGCGGACGACGATCCCGGTGTGCATGCGGTGGGGCTCACCACCGAACGCTGGCTGCTGCCCCTGTTCGAGCAGCTCGGCTTCGGCGCGCTGTCCGCCGTGCCGGAGCCCGGCCTCCCCGCCCACGACGAGACGAAGAACTTCCCGGTCAGCCACGCGTGGGCGCATGTACCCGTGCACCTCACCGGCTGGAACGTCCCGCTGGACACCCGCACCCCCCAAGTGGCGCCGCAGGCACCGCAGTCCATGGTCCAGGAGTACCTCAACCGCTCCGGCGACAAGGCCCTGTGGGGTGTCCTGTCCAACGGCCGCCAGCTGCGGCTGCTGCGCGAGTCCGTGTCGCTGACGGGCGCCGCGTTCATCGAGTTCGACCTCCAGGCGATCTTCGAGGGCAAGCGCTCCGACGACTTCGTCCTCCTGTGGCGCCTGTTGCACCGCACCCGCTTCGAGGGCGACCCTGCCTCGTCCTGCCCGCTGGAGAAGTGGCGTACCGAGGCCATCGACTCCGGCACCCGCGCCCTCAAGGAGCTTCGCAAGGGCGTCGAGAAGGCGCTCACCGTGATCGGCTCCGGGCTCATCGCCCACCCCGACAACGCGGCCCTGCGCGCGGCCCTGAGCACCGGCGCCCTCACCGTCCGCGACCTGAAACCCGCCCTGCTGCGGCTCGTCTACCGGCTGCTCTTCCTCTTCGTCACCGAGGACCGTGGCCTGCTCCTCCACCCGGATGCGGACGACGCAGCACGTGACCGGTACGAGAAGTACTTCTCCACGGACCGCCTGCGCCGCCTCGCCCGCCGCACCGGCAGCCCGCACGGCGACCAGTGGCAGGCTCTCACCCTCGTCCTCGAGGGCCTCGGTAAGCCTGGCGGACGTCCCGAACTGGGTCTGCCCGCACTCGGCGGCCTCTTCGAACCCACCCCCGTGGACGGGAGGCTGGAGGGTCTCGCCCTCACCAACGAGTCCCTGTACGAGGCGGTTCGCGCCCTCGCCGTCATCTTCGACGCCAAGCTCGGCCGGCCCCGCAAGGTCGACTACCGGCACCTGGGCGCGGACGAACTCGGCTCGGTCTACGAGTCGCTGCTCGAACTCGAAGCCCACCAGGACGACGACGGCTCCTACGTTCTGAAGAAGCTGGACGGCAACGACCGCAAGACCTCCGGCTCTTACTACACTCCCTCGCCGCTCATCGACTGCCTCCTGGACTCGGCCCTCGACCCCGTCATCGAACGAGCCGTCCGCTCGGGCACGACGAAGGAGGAGCGCAAGGCGGCGCTACTCGCCCTGACCGTGTGCGACCCGGCCTGCGGCAGTGGCCACTTCCTGGTCGCGGCGGCCCGCCGCATCGCCCGCCGGTTCGCGGAGATCGAGACCGACGATCCGGAGCCGACCGCCGAGGCCGTCCGCGACGCCCTGCGCGAGGTCATCTCCCGCTGCGTGTACGGCGTCGACCTCAACCCGATGGCCGTGGAACTCGCCAAGGTCTCCCTGTGGATCGAGGCCATGAAGCCGGGCCGCCCGCTCACGTTCCTCGACGCCCACATCAAGCACGGCAACGGACTGCTCGGCACGACACCGAAGCTCCTGGCGTGCGGTCTGCCCGACGAGGCGTTCAAGGTCCTCGAGGGCGACGAGTCCAAGGCCGTCAGAAACCTGAAGGCCCGCAACGCGAGCGAGCGGGAGCGGTGGCTGGCGGCGCTGCGACACCACGCGAGCCAGGACGCCCTGTTCTCGGAGCAGCACGCGCTGGAGATCTCCAACGCGGCGATCAGTAGGGCGACTTCCGACATCACCGGCGCTCCGTCGGAGGAGCTGGAGGACGTCCAGGGCCAGGCCAGCGCGTACCACGAGCTCACCACCTCCAAGGACTACCTGCGGGCCCTGGAGCTCGCCGACTCGTGGTGTGCGGCGTTTGTCTGGGAGAAGACAGAGCGGACCGACGGGACGAAGTGGACGGACGAGACTTTCCCGCCCGCGCTCACCACGGACTCCCTGCTCGCGCTGCACTCCTCCGACGGGGGCGCGAGCCTGCCGCCGGGCACGGTGGAGAAGGTGGCGCGGCTGCGCGAGGAGTACCACTTCTTCCACTGGCACCTGGAGTTCCCGGAGGTGTTCCGGGTGCTGGCCGATCCGGACGCGGCGGGGGTGGATGAACGGACCGGGTGGAGGGGCGGGTTCAGCTGTGTGCTGGGGAATCCGCCGTGGGAGACCCTTGAGTTCAAGACGGAGGAGTACTTCGCTACCAGCGCGCCTGAGATCGCTAATGCGTCGAATCAGGCTGCCAGACAGGGGCTGATCGACCAGCTTGCCGAGAGCGTCGAGGAAGCCGACCGCGCGCTGTTCCAGCAGTACATCGTCGACAAACGACGGTCGGACGGGTACTCGCATCTGGCGCGGTGGTCTGGCCGCTATCCATTGGCCGCGCGAGGCAAGCTGAACACCTACCCGCTCTTCGCCGAAGCGGCATCGCACGGGATTGCAGACCGAGGGCGCTTCGGTCTCATTCTCCAGACGGGGATCGCCACGGATGCGACAACGGCCCCCTTCTTCTCCGACCTGGTCCGCTCGAAGCGGCTCGTCTCGTTCCTGGACTTCAAGAACGAGGCGTTCGTTCTTAGCCGGGACGTGCACCATTCCGTGCGCTTCGCGCTGTTGACCGTCACCGGGCGGGAGGAGCAGGTACGTGAAGCGTCGTTCGCGTTCGGCACCTGGTACATGGAGGACCTTCCAGAGCGTCGGTTCGCCATGCCCGTCGAGGAGATCCTGCTGGTCAACCCCAATACGGGGAACTTGCCGGTATTCGAGTCACGTCGGGATGCGGAGATCACGTTCGGCATCTATCGGCGTATCCCTGTGCTCCTCAAGGAGCCGGACACGGAGGGCAGAGGTGGCTCCAATCCGTGGGGCCTGACCTTCAGGCAAGGGCTGTTCAACATGTCGTCCGACTCCCATCTGTTCCGTGGCAAGACGGACCTGGAGGGCGAGGGCTGGAAGCTCGAGGGCAACGTCTTTACGCACCCGTCCGACGGGCGGCGCTATCTGCCGTTGTACGAGGCAAAGATGCTGCACCACTTCGATCACCGGCTGGGTACGTACGAGGGGCAGACGCAGGCGCAGGCGAACGTGGGGACGCTTCCGAGGGTGACGCCGGAGCAGCATGATGATCCGGAGTTCGCGCCGCTGCCCCGTTATTGGGTGCCGGAGTTCGACGTGGACTCGGGGAAGCGGGACAAGAAGCTGAACCCGATCATGTGGCCGGGGGTGGCTTCTCGGCTGCGGGAGCGGGAGTGGTTGCACGGCTGGTTGATGGGCTGGCGGAACATTGCTCGGTCGAGCGATAGACGGACGATGGTGGTGTTTGCGCTCCCGCCATACGGGGTGGGGCACAGCAGTCCGCTCATGTTCCCGGCAGATGCAACCGCAAGTGCACTACTTCAGGCGTCTCTCTCGTCCTACTCTTTCGACTACGTGATCCGGCAGAAGATCGCTGGTACGAACCTGACGTTCGGGTACTTGTACCAGTTGCCGGTTCCCAAGCTGTCGGACTTTGCCGGGGCGCCCGGCGGAACCCGGTGGTTCATCGACCGAGTGGCCGAACTGGCCTGGACCAGCGCGGACATGACGAGCTTCGCCAAGGATCTCGGCTACACCGGGCTACCGTTTCGATGGAGCGGTAGCCGTCGTGAGCTGCTGCGCGCCGAGCTGGACGCCGCACTGTTCCACCTCTACGGGGTGGGCCGTGACGACGTGGAGTACGTCATGGACACCTTCCCGGTGGTCAAGCGCGAGGACGAGGCTGCCCACGGCACCTACCGCACCCGGGACCTCATCCTTGATGTCTACGACCGCATGGAAGAGGCCCGCGTGACCGGCAGTGCGTACCAGACTGTGCTGGACCCGCCGCCGGGCAAGGGGCCTCGGCATGACGGCTGA
- a CDS encoding helicase-related protein, with protein MATDCLSEGVNLQESFDAVIHYDLAWNPTRHEQREGRVDRFGQRTDTVKALTLYGADNPVDDIVLKVLLRKHERIRRATGISVPVPQQAESAMQAVFEQLILNVETPSFEQEGLFEREQLPAAEQLELAWESSAEREKASRSLYAQNRIKKEDVAAEVAEILAALGTGEEVREFTRRALGALRGAPADRKQGGFTAHTDALPQGLRDAVTAALGSRHPSPVVFHDAPSAPRGEAALTRTDPVVAAIARFVLDTALDEKFPAWQRPARRCGVVRTSAVRRPTTMLLVRHRFQLSLPTRDGDVRTQLAEDARVVAFHGRAEAPQWLPDEEALALLEARATGNSDPGFATDHIASILAALDTGLMDELRLRSNAAAKELEASHHRVRTAARARLAGLKAVPQGDPDVLGVFLYRPAATIQLGADA; from the coding sequence GTGGCCACCGACTGCCTGTCCGAGGGCGTCAACCTCCAGGAGTCCTTCGACGCCGTCATCCACTACGACCTGGCCTGGAACCCGACCCGCCACGAACAGCGCGAAGGCCGGGTCGACCGCTTCGGGCAGCGCACCGACACCGTGAAGGCCCTCACCCTGTACGGGGCGGACAACCCGGTCGACGACATCGTCCTGAAGGTGCTGCTGCGCAAGCACGAGCGCATCCGCCGCGCCACCGGCATCTCCGTCCCGGTGCCGCAGCAGGCGGAGAGCGCCATGCAGGCGGTCTTCGAACAGCTGATCCTGAACGTCGAGACCCCCTCCTTCGAGCAGGAGGGGTTGTTCGAGCGCGAACAGCTGCCCGCCGCCGAACAGTTGGAGCTCGCCTGGGAATCCTCCGCCGAGCGGGAGAAGGCGTCCCGGTCCCTCTACGCCCAGAACCGGATCAAGAAGGAGGACGTGGCCGCAGAGGTCGCCGAGATCCTTGCCGCGCTCGGCACCGGCGAGGAGGTCAGGGAGTTCACCCGCCGCGCGCTCGGCGCGCTGCGCGGCGCGCCCGCCGACCGCAAGCAAGGCGGGTTCACCGCGCACACCGACGCCCTTCCGCAGGGCCTGCGCGACGCCGTGACGGCGGCGCTCGGCTCCCGCCATCCCAGCCCGGTCGTCTTCCACGACGCGCCGAGCGCCCCGCGCGGCGAGGCGGCGCTCACCCGCACCGACCCGGTGGTGGCCGCGATCGCCCGCTTCGTCCTGGACACCGCCCTGGACGAGAAGTTCCCCGCCTGGCAGCGCCCGGCCCGCCGCTGCGGCGTGGTCCGTACGAGTGCCGTACGACGGCCCACCACGATGCTCCTCGTCCGGCACCGCTTCCAGCTGAGCCTGCCCACCCGCGACGGCGACGTACGCACCCAACTCGCCGAGGACGCACGGGTGGTGGCCTTCCACGGCAGAGCCGAGGCGCCCCAGTGGCTGCCCGACGAAGAGGCCCTGGCCCTCCTGGAGGCCCGTGCAACTGGCAACTCCGATCCGGGCTTCGCCACCGACCACATCGCGTCGATCCTCGCCGCCCTCGACACCGGCCTCATGGACGAACTGCGGCTGCGCTCCAATGCGGCCGCGAAGGAGCTGGAAGCTTCGCACCACCGGGTCCGCACCGCCGCCCGAGCCCGCCTCGCCGGCCTGAAGGCCGTCCCGCAGGGCGACCCGGACGTCCTCGGCGTCTTCCTCTACCGCCCGGCCGCCACGATCCAGCTCGGAGCCGACGCATGA